One window of the Ananas comosus cultivar F153 linkage group 21, ASM154086v1, whole genome shotgun sequence genome contains the following:
- the LOC109726527 gene encoding glycine-rich cell wall structural protein-like yields the protein MDRYQRVEKPRSETPIKENEIRITAQGRMRNYISYATSLLQEKGSNEIIIKAMGRAINKTIVIVELIKRRIAGLHQNTTTESIDITDTWEPLEEGLLPLETTRHVSVITIMLSKKELDASSPGYQPPIPADQVRPLAEFDYEGGHFPPSGRGRGRGGRGRGRGRGMSNGVASYEYDGEWDGGRGYGGRGRGRGRGRGSFGRGRGYYGGYGGRDMYQESGGYDDGELDAPPPQGSGRGRGGRGRGRGRGRGRGRSDAPQ from the exons ATGGATCGGTACCAGAGGGTGGAGAAGCCGCGATCGGAGACGCCGATAAAGGAGAACGAAATCAGGATTACGGCGCAAGGGAGGATGAGGAACTACATTAGCTACGCCACGAGCTTGCTCCAG GAGAAAGGTTCGAATGAAATCATTATCAAAGCCATGGGGAGAGCTATCAATAAAACGATTGTAATTGTGGAGTTGATCAAG AGAAGGATTGCAGGGCTGCACCAGAACACGACAACTGAATCTATTGATATAACTGACACATGGGAACCATTGGAAGAAGGCCTTCTGCC ACTTGAGACTACCCGCCATGTATCAGTTATAACTATAATGTTGTCGAAAAAGGAGCTGGATGCATCTTCTCCAGG CTACCAGCCACCTATACCCGCTGATCAGGTGAGGCCATTGGCAGAGTTTGACTATGAAGGAg GGCACTTCCCACCGAGTGGCCGTGGAAGAGGACGCGGTGGCCGAGGAAGGGGCAGGGGTAGAG GAATGAGCAATGGGGTGGCGAGTTATGAATATGATGGAGAGTGGGATGGTGGACGAGGATAtggtgggagagggagagggcgtGGTAGAGGTCGTGGTTCCTTCGGACGCGGAAGAGGTTATTATGGTGGCTATGGTGGCAGAGATATGTATCAGGAATCAGGTGGTTATGATGACGGTGAGCTCGACGCGCCGCCTCCACAAGGAAGTG GGCGTGGCCGCGGAGGAAGAGGCCGAGGACGCGGGCGTGGGCGTGGTCGAGGTAGATCAGATGCACCGCAGTAG
- the LOC109726528 gene encoding COP9 signalosome complex subunit 8, with protein sequence MDLSQLHDALASKSYDKVADLCDELLLHVASTGVSYHEEWPYAIHLLGHLYVNDLDSARFLWKSIPQGVKESRPELVAVWKIGQCLWTRDYAGVYGALRGFEWSPLVVGIINAFSENYTKRMFQLLTNAYSTISVADVAHFMGMSEEDATKYVLQHGWSLDLSSQMFTVKKPKIITDQKLDPSKLQRLTEYVFHLEH encoded by the exons ATGGATCTCTCCCAACTCCACGACGCCCTCGCCTCCAAATCCTACGACAAGGTCGCCGATCTCTGCGACGAGCTCCTCCTCCAC GTTGCTTCGACGGGCGTCTCATACCACGAGGAATGGCCCTACGCTATCCACCTCCTCGGCCACCTCTACGTGAACGATCT AGATAGTGCGAGGTTTCTGTGGAAATCTATACCGCAGGGGGTCAAAGAGAGCCGTCCCGAGCTCGTCGCAGTGTGGAAGATCGGGCAATGCTTGTGGACTCGGGATTATGCTGGGGTTTATGGCGCTCTTCGTGGATTTGAGTGGAGTCCTCTAGTCGTAGGCATCATTAATGCCTTTTCCG AAAACTACACGAAGAGGATGTTTCAGCTGCTAACAAATGCATATTCGACAATTAGTGTTGCCGATGTGGCTCATTTCATGGGAATGAGCGAGGAAGATGCTACTAAGT ATGTACTGCAACACGGCTGGAGCTTGGATTTATCGTCTCAAATGTTTACAGTGAAAAAGCCCAAGATCATCACCGACCAGAAATTAGATCCAAGCAAACTACAGCGACTAACCGAATATGTTTTCCACCTGGAGCACTga
- the LOC109726451 gene encoding RNA-binding protein 39-like (The sequence of the model RefSeq protein was modified relative to this genomic sequence to represent the inferred CDS: added 21 bases not found in genome assembly) has protein sequence MFDPSTETDPDFDLDIKDEVEEECLKFGPVKHIFVDKNSKGHVYLRFDSVASAANCQRAMHGRWYARRCISAIYMRPQEYEAKFGSS, from the exons ACTGATCCAGATTTTGATTTGGACATCAAAGACGAGGTTGAAGAAGAATGTTTGAAGTTTGGCCCAGTGAAACATATTTTTGTTGACAA GAACAGCAAAGGCCATGTTTACTTGCGATTCGACTCTGTGGCATCGGCAGCTAATTGCCAGCGTGCAATGCACGGAAGATGGTATGCACGGAGGTGTATATCCGCTATATATATG CGACCTCAGGAGTACGAAGCCAAGTTCGGGAGCTCTTAG